From the Streptococcus oralis ATCC 35037 genome, one window contains:
- a CDS encoding ABC transporter substrate-binding protein: protein MKNWKKYAFASASVVALAAGLAACGNLTGNNKKAADTASGEKPVIKMYQIGDKPDNLDELLENANKIIEEKVGAKLDIQYLGWGDYDKKMSVITSSGENYDIAFASNYVVNAQKGAYADLTELYKKEGAELYKALDPAYIKGNTVNGKIYAVPVAANVASSQNFAFNGTLLAKYGIDISGVTSYETLEPVLKQIKEKAPDVVPFAVTKNFIPSDNFDYPVPNGLPFVIDLEGDTTKIVNRYEVPRFKEHLKTLHKFYEEGYIPKDVATSDTSFDLQQDTWFVREETVGPADYGNSLLSRVANKDIQIKPITNFIKKNQTTQVANFVISNNSKNKEKSMEVLNLLNTNPELLNGLVYGPEGKNWEKIEGKENRVRVLDGYKGNTHMGGWNTGNNWILYINENVTDQQIEDSKKQLAEAKESPALGFIFNTDNVKSEISAISNTMQQFDTAINTGTVDPDKAIPELMEKLKSEGAYEKVLNEMQKQYDEFLKNKKS, encoded by the coding sequence ATGAAAAACTGGAAAAAATATGCTTTTGCATCTGCTAGCGTAGTCGCTTTGGCTGCTGGTCTTGCTGCTTGTGGAAACCTTACAGGTAATAACAAAAAAGCTGCTGATACTGCTTCAGGTGAAAAACCTGTAATCAAAATGTACCAAATCGGTGACAAACCAGACAACTTGGATGAATTGCTAGAAAATGCAAACAAAATCATCGAAGAAAAAGTCGGTGCTAAATTGGATATCCAATACCTTGGATGGGGTGACTATGATAAGAAAATGTCTGTTATCACATCATCTGGTGAAAACTATGATATCGCATTTGCATCTAACTATGTCGTAAATGCTCAAAAAGGTGCTTATGCTGACTTAACAGAATTGTATAAAAAAGAAGGAGCAGAGCTTTACAAAGCACTTGACCCAGCTTACATCAAAGGGAACACTGTAAACGGTAAGATCTATGCAGTACCAGTTGCAGCTAACGTTGCATCATCTCAAAACTTTGCCTTCAACGGAACTCTTCTTGCTAAATACGGTATCGATATTTCAGGTGTAACTTCATACGAAACACTTGAGCCAGTCTTGAAACAAATCAAAGAAAAAGCTCCAGATGTAGTACCATTTGCGGTTACGAAGAACTTTATCCCATCTGATAACTTTGACTACCCAGTACCAAACGGACTTCCATTTGTTATCGACCTTGAAGGAGACACTACTAAGATCGTAAACCGTTACGAAGTACCTCGTTTCAAAGAACACTTGAAGACTCTTCACAAATTCTATGAAGAAGGATACATTCCAAAAGACGTAGCAACAAGCGACACTTCATTTGACCTTCAACAAGATACTTGGTTCGTTCGTGAAGAAACAGTAGGACCAGCTGACTACGGTAACAGCTTGCTCTCACGCGTTGCTAACAAAGACATCCAAATCAAACCAATCACTAACTTTATCAAGAAAAACCAAACAACACAAGTTGCCAACTTTGTTATCTCAAACAACTCTAAGAACAAAGAAAAATCAATGGAAGTGTTGAACCTCTTGAACACGAACCCAGAACTCTTGAACGGTCTTGTTTACGGTCCAGAAGGCAAGAACTGGGAAAAAATTGAAGGTAAAGAAAACCGTGTACGCGTCCTTGATGGCTACAAAGGAAATACTCACATGGGTGGATGGAACACTGGTAACAACTGGATTCTTTACATCAACGAAAACGTTACAGATCAACAAATCGAAGATTCTAAGAAACAATTGGCAGAAGCTAAAGAATCTCCAGCACTTGGATTCATCTTTAACACTGACAATGTGAAATCTGAAATCTCAGCCATTTCTAACACAATGCAACAATTCGATACAGCTATCAACACTGGTACTGTAGACCCAGATAAAGCTATTCCAGAATTGATGGAAAAATTGAAATCTGAAGGTGCCTACGAAAAAGTATTGAACGAAATGCAAAAACAATATGACGAATTCTTGAAAAACAAAAAATCATAA
- a CDS encoding ABC transporter permease yields MKKFSKTLRDNWIFLLMVLPGALWLILFFYIPVFGNVVAFKDYHMTSNGFIDSIVNSKWVGLDNFRFLFSSKDAFIITRNTVLYNLGFIFIGLIVSVGIAIILSELRSKRMVKIFQTSMLFPYFLSWVIISFFTDAFLNIDKGVFNHFLTSIGMKEVNFYADLGIWPYLLLFLGIWKGFGYSSVMYYATIMGIDPTYYEAATVDGASKWQRIRNVTIPQLTPLVTVLTILAVGNIFRADFGLFYQIPHNAGQLYNVTNVLDVYVFNGLTQTADIGMASAAGLYQSVVGLILVILSNLLARRVDPNSALF; encoded by the coding sequence ATGAAAAAGTTTTCAAAGACCTTGAGAGATAACTGGATCTTTCTCTTGATGGTTTTACCAGGGGCACTCTGGTTGATTCTATTCTTTTACATTCCAGTATTTGGGAATGTGGTCGCCTTTAAAGACTACCATATGACCAGTAATGGTTTCATAGATAGTATTGTGAATAGTAAATGGGTCGGGTTAGATAATTTCAGATTCTTGTTCAGTTCAAAAGATGCCTTTATCATCACTCGAAATACCGTTCTCTACAATCTTGGCTTTATCTTTATCGGTTTGATTGTATCAGTAGGGATTGCCATCATCCTCAGCGAGCTCCGCTCTAAGAGAATGGTTAAAATTTTCCAAACGTCTATGTTGTTCCCTTACTTCCTGTCATGGGTTATCATCAGTTTCTTTACAGATGCCTTCCTAAACATTGACAAAGGGGTCTTCAACCATTTCCTAACATCCATTGGCATGAAGGAAGTCAACTTCTACGCTGACTTAGGCATTTGGCCATACCTTCTCCTTTTCCTAGGTATTTGGAAAGGCTTTGGATATAGCAGTGTCATGTACTATGCGACAATCATGGGAATTGACCCAACCTACTACGAAGCAGCAACAGTGGACGGGGCTAGCAAGTGGCAACGCATTCGCAACGTAACCATTCCTCAGTTGACTCCACTTGTGACAGTCTTGACCATCCTTGCAGTCGGAAATATCTTCCGTGCAGACTTCGGTCTCTTCTATCAAATCCCACACAATGCTGGTCAGCTCTACAATGTAACCAACGTTTTGGACGTGTATGTCTTTAATGGTTTGACTCAGACAGCAGATATCGGTATGGCTTCAGCAGCCGGTCTTTACCAATCCGTAGTCGGTTTGATTCTGGTTATCCTATCAAACTTGCTTGCAAGACGAGTCGATCCAAACTCAGCTTTGTTCTAG
- a CDS encoding carbohydrate ABC transporter permease produces the protein MAEKKIKKEKIDNVGIHSFSKKADIFFSIISGLIALSCILPFIFVIIISVTDEKSILQYGYSFFPSKFGVDGFQFLAQFKDKILQALFISVFVTVVGTVTNVFITTTYAYAISRTTFKYRRFFTIFALLSMLFNAGLVPGYIVVTRLLQLGDTVWALIVPMLLSPFNIILMRSFFKKTIPEAILESARIDGASEARIFFQICLPLSLPGIATITLLTALGFWNDWFNALLYIKSDNLYPLQYLLMQIQQNMDYIAKAVGLSGQLGVALPKETGRMAMVVVATLPIAILYPFFQRYFVKGLTIGGVKE, from the coding sequence ATGGCAGAAAAGAAAATTAAAAAAGAAAAAATCGATAATGTCGGCATTCACTCCTTCAGTAAGAAAGCAGATATCTTCTTTAGTATTATCTCTGGTTTGATCGCTCTTTCTTGTATCTTGCCCTTTATCTTCGTTATCATCATTTCGGTGACAGATGAAAAGAGCATCCTCCAGTATGGATATAGCTTTTTCCCTTCGAAATTTGGTGTAGATGGATTCCAGTTCCTAGCTCAGTTTAAAGATAAGATCCTCCAAGCGCTCTTTATCTCAGTTTTTGTAACTGTAGTCGGAACAGTGACCAACGTCTTCATCACAACCACTTATGCCTACGCCATCTCACGGACAACCTTTAAGTACCGCAGATTCTTTACGATTTTCGCTCTTCTCAGTATGTTGTTCAATGCTGGTTTGGTACCAGGCTATATCGTGGTCACTCGCCTGCTTCAACTTGGTGATACCGTTTGGGCCTTGATTGTTCCAATGCTTCTCTCACCATTCAACATCATCTTGATGCGTTCCTTCTTCAAGAAGACCATTCCAGAAGCCATTCTCGAATCTGCTCGTATCGATGGTGCCAGTGAAGCTCGGATCTTCTTCCAGATTTGTTTGCCATTGTCACTTCCAGGTATCGCAACCATCACGCTTTTGACAGCTCTTGGTTTCTGGAACGACTGGTTCAACGCCCTTCTTTATATCAAGAGTGACAACTTGTATCCATTGCAATATTTGCTTATGCAAATCCAACAAAATATGGACTACATTGCAAAAGCAGTCGGCCTATCTGGCCAACTGGGAGTTGCTCTACCGAAAGAAACAGGTCGTATGGCCATGGTTGTTGTTGCAACCCTTCCAATCGCGATTCTGTATCCATTCTTCCAACGCTACTTTGTTAAAGGGTTGACGATCGGTGGTGTGAAAGAATAG